Proteins encoded by one window of Rutidosis leptorrhynchoides isolate AG116_Rl617_1_P2 chromosome 7, CSIRO_AGI_Rlap_v1, whole genome shotgun sequence:
- the LOC139859942 gene encoding uncharacterized protein, translated as MQSEDVSEMPIVVSCKIAENGITIMKVHVDNGSSVDILYEQCFVQLPESIRVSLQPTTASLTGFAGESSLPMGALPLDVDLVDKNDDSLVRRARLDVYVMRTSSRYNMLLGRTALVQEAAEVAENMVLVNPAYPEKKIKVGCNVSADTRKQIAQLLVQYMDKRRGMAPDRVKWLCEEVTKLVRARILRKAQNQSWIVNPVLVKKPDASWRMCIDFKDLNKACPKDNYPLPEIYLKVESLHAFPSKCFLDAARGYHQIPMAQEDIDKTAFHTGKGIFSYIMMPFGLINAGTTYQRLIDTAFEKQIGPNLDAYVDNLVIKSAT; from the exons ATGCAGAGCGAGGATGTCTCTGAAATGCCGATAGTTGTATCATGCAAGATCGCGGAAAATGGAATTACAatcatgaaagttcatgttgataatggtagTAGTGTTGATATTCTTTACGAGCAATGTTTTGTTCAACTGCCGGAGAGTATCAGAGTAAGTTTACAACCAACCACAGCTTCGCTGACTGGTTTTGCGGGGGAATCTTCATTGCCTATGGGTGCTTTGCCCTTAGATGTTGACCTTGTTGATAAAAATGATGATAGTTTAGTGCGCCGAGCACGGCTAGATGTCTATGTTATGCGAACCTCATCTCGCTATAACATGTTGTTAGGCAGAACTGCCTTAG TTCAAGAAGCAGCGGAAGTCGCGGAAAATATGGTATTGGTTAATCCCGCGTATcctgaaaaaaaaattaaagtagGATGTAATGTTAGTGCGGACACAAGGAAACAAATTGCGCAGTTACTTGTGCAGtacatggat AAGCGTAGAGGCATGGCCCCAGATCGTGTGAAATGGCTATGTGAAGAGGTAACAAAATTGGTGCGAGCTAGAATTTTACGCAAGGCTCAAAACCAATCATGGATTGTGAATCCAGTATTGGTAAAAAAGCCTGATGCTTcatggagaatgtgtattgattttaAGGATTTAAATAAAGCGTGTCCTAAGGATAATTATCCGCTTCCAGAAATTTATTTAAAAGTGGAATCTTTGCACGCTTTTCCTTCTAAATGTTTTTTGGATGCGGCACGGGGTTATCATCAGATCCCAATGGCTCAAGAAGATATAGATAAAACCGCTTTTCATACCGGCAAAGGCATATTTtcctatataatgatgccttttggtttaatcaatgcgggtACGACATATCAACGTTTGATTGACACCGCGTTCGAAAAGCAAATTGGGCCTAACCTTGACGCTTACGTTGATAATTTGGTGATCAAAAGCGCAACGTAA